Proteins from one Bos taurus isolate L1 Dominette 01449 registration number 42190680 breed Hereford chromosome 7, ARS-UCD2.0, whole genome shotgun sequence genomic window:
- the OR2AV13 gene encoding olfactory receptor family 2 subfamily AV member 13 yields MNQKNDTSTDFILLGLFPWFRHPNLILIIILIYTAAFTGNAILLLLIWLDSHLHMPMYFLLSQLSLIDLAYISCTVPKMVTNYFTGKKNISYFSCATQLFFFLTLGLAECILLTLMAYDCYVAVCNPLRYTVLMNPNTCLQMAAAAWIGGALAALVHTIYPMNFPICGSREINHYFCEMPAILRLSCMDISAYEMVKFVSTIVFLLIPFILILTSYTLIFLTVLRMNSQKGKNKALATCSSHMTVVSLYFGQAIFIYMTPTLAHTPEQDQIGAVLGTIVTPMLNPLIYSLRNKEVAGALRKCMGKCYN; encoded by the coding sequence atgaatCAGAAGAATGATACCTCAACTGACTTCATCCTCCTGGGGCTCTTTCCCTGGTTCAGACATCCCAACCTCATCCTCATTATCATCCTTATCTACACTGCGGCCTTTACTGGAAATGCCATACTACTCCTCCTTATCTGGCTGGACTCACATCTTCATATGCCCATGTACTTCCTGCTCAGTCAGCTCTCCCTCATTGACCTGGCTTACATCTCCTGCACGGTCCCCAAAATGGTCACCAACTATTTCACAGGGAAGAAGAACATTTCCTATTTTTCCTGTGCTACtcagctcttctttttcctcaCCCTTGGCCTTGCTGAGTGCATCTTGCTGACTCTCATGGCTTATGACTGCTATGTGGCTGTCTGTAACCCCCTGCGATACACAGTCCTCATGAACCCCAACACCTGTCTCCAGATGGCTGCTGCAGCCTGGATTGGTGGAGCCCTTGCAGCCCTTGTACACACCATCTATCCAATGAACTTCCCCATCTGTGGTTCCAGAGAGATTAATCATTACTTCTGTGAGATGCCTGCCATCCTGAGATTGTCTTGTATGGACATATCAGCCTATGAGATGGTGAAATTTGTGTCAACCATTGTTTTTCTCCTGATCCCATTTATTCTTATCCTAACTTCCTACACTCTCATCTTCCTCACTGTTCTCAGGATGAACTCTCAAAAGGGCAAGAACAAAGCCCTGGCTACCTGCTCTTCCCACATGACAGTGGTGAGTCTCTACTTTGGTCAAGCTATCTTCATATACATGACACCCACCTTAGCCCATACACCTGAACAAGACCAGATTGGAGCTGTTCTTGGCACCATAGTGACCCCCATGCTCAACCCACtcatctacagcctgaggaaTAAAGAAGTGGCGGGGGCTCTGAGGAAGTGCATGGGAAAGTGTTACAATTGA